In Nonomuraea sp. NBC_00507, the following are encoded in one genomic region:
- a CDS encoding polysaccharide deacetylase family protein → MLTTAVLATAACVTGQLTAGAGTVQAAVQPGVKDGGVTALPTGTDLAGTWSKASQALMRPLLAAARDVRGRPVNCRRVKCVALTFDDGPGPYTDALLRRLKAHRARATFFVVGQNVTAYPAILRRTVAAGHEIGGHTWSHPNLTRLPAAAVRAEFARTDQAIKAVTGLVPRLIRPPYGALNASVRMQSTRPMVMWSVDTLDWLHRDSAKVTKKALKAVRPGSIVLFHDIHPTTVRAMPGILKTLSARGYTFVTVSQLFGGNPPPVAYSGASSLL, encoded by the coding sequence ATGCTCACCACAGCCGTACTGGCCACGGCGGCCTGCGTCACCGGCCAGCTGACGGCCGGCGCTGGAACGGTCCAAGCAGCGGTGCAGCCAGGCGTCAAGGACGGCGGCGTCACCGCGTTACCTACGGGCACGGATCTGGCCGGGACCTGGTCGAAGGCGTCGCAGGCGCTGATGCGCCCGCTGCTCGCCGCGGCGCGGGACGTGCGGGGCCGCCCGGTCAACTGCCGCCGCGTCAAGTGCGTGGCACTCACCTTCGACGACGGACCCGGTCCGTACACCGACGCGCTGCTGCGCCGGCTGAAGGCCCACCGCGCGCGGGCCACGTTCTTCGTCGTGGGGCAGAACGTCACCGCCTACCCCGCCATCCTGCGCCGCACCGTCGCGGCGGGTCACGAGATCGGCGGCCACACCTGGTCGCACCCCAACCTGACCCGGCTGCCTGCTGCCGCGGTCCGCGCCGAGTTCGCCCGTACCGACCAGGCGATCAAGGCGGTGACGGGGCTCGTGCCGCGCCTCATCCGTCCGCCGTACGGGGCGCTCAACGCCTCCGTGCGCATGCAGAGCACACGACCGATGGTGATGTGGAGCGTGGACACCCTGGACTGGCTGCACCGTGACAGCGCCAAGGTCACCAAGAAGGCCCTCAAGGCGGTGCGCCCCGGCAGCATCGTGCTCTTCCACGACATCCACCCCACGACGGTGCGGGCCATGCCGGGGATTCTGAAGACTCTGTCCGCGCGCGGCTACACGTTCGTCACCGTCAGCCAGTTATTCGGCGGCAACCCACCGCCCGTGGCCTACAGCGGCGCCTCCAGCCTGCTCTGA
- a CDS encoding L,D-transpeptidase has product MRNGRTIASILAAAVLLIAGCTSGGGTPAPGRPVEQGPVAKLAITPADGTKKVPPDTGISVKVTDGKVTKLTVADAKGREVRGSVAADGTWRPRWALRPSTAYTVSAEATGTDGKPVAAQARFTTLKPKRVLESGMSPLDGEKVGVGMPVQLLLSQPITAKQDRARIERALVVRMSKPVEGAWSWVSDREVQFRPREYWPVGEKVTVVAHLTGLRAGAGLWGTKDRSLTFTVGPSHITKVSAETHQAVVRENGKVVKTIPVSLGKPGDDSYSGVMIAQEKAGDLVMDSATIGKPGEYRIRTQWNVRMTYSGTFFHAAPWSVGAQGSRNVSHGCVNAGPANARWFYEFTQRGDIIEVTGTSRKLQFGNGPTPWAKSWEDWLAGSALGKPVNG; this is encoded by the coding sequence ATGCGGAACGGCCGGACCATCGCGAGTATCCTCGCCGCGGCGGTGCTCCTGATCGCGGGATGCACCTCCGGCGGCGGCACCCCGGCGCCGGGCAGACCTGTGGAGCAGGGGCCGGTGGCCAAGCTGGCGATCACCCCTGCCGACGGCACGAAGAAGGTGCCTCCGGACACCGGGATCAGCGTCAAGGTCACCGACGGCAAGGTCACCAAGCTGACCGTCGCCGACGCCAAGGGCCGGGAGGTACGCGGCTCGGTGGCCGCCGACGGGACCTGGCGTCCCCGATGGGCATTACGGCCGTCCACGGCGTACACCGTCAGCGCGGAGGCGACGGGCACGGACGGCAAGCCGGTCGCGGCGCAGGCCAGGTTCACCACGCTGAAGCCGAAACGGGTGCTGGAGAGCGGCATGTCGCCCCTGGACGGTGAGAAGGTGGGCGTCGGGATGCCCGTGCAGCTCCTGCTGTCCCAGCCGATCACCGCCAAGCAGGACCGGGCCAGAATCGAGCGCGCGCTCGTCGTGCGCATGTCCAAGCCGGTCGAAGGGGCATGGAGCTGGGTGAGCGACCGGGAGGTGCAGTTCAGGCCGCGCGAGTACTGGCCGGTCGGTGAGAAGGTCACGGTGGTGGCGCATCTGACCGGACTGCGCGCGGGCGCCGGCCTGTGGGGGACCAAGGACCGCAGCCTGACCTTCACGGTCGGGCCCTCGCACATCACCAAGGTCAGCGCCGAGACCCACCAGGCGGTGGTCCGGGAGAACGGGAAGGTCGTCAAGACCATTCCGGTCAGCCTCGGAAAGCCGGGCGACGACAGCTACTCCGGCGTCATGATCGCCCAGGAGAAGGCCGGGGACCTCGTCATGGACTCCGCCACCATCGGCAAGCCGGGCGAATACCGCATCCGTACCCAATGGAACGTCCGGATGACCTACAGCGGCACCTTCTTCCACGCCGCCCCCTGGTCGGTCGGGGCGCAGGGCAGCCGCAACGTCAGCCACGGCTGCGTGAACGCCGGCCCGGCGAACGCCCGCTGGTTCTACGAGTTCACCCAGCGGGGCGACATCATCGAGGTGACGGGAACGTCCAGGAAACTGCAGTTCGGCAACGGGCCGACGCCGTGGGCGAAGTCCTGGGAAGACTGGCTCGCGGGCAGCGCCTTGGGCAAGCCCGTCAACGGCTGA
- the qcrB gene encoding cytochrome bc1 complex cytochrome b subunit: MKGSSLAKALDDRIGGASFMKKAMRKVFPDHWTYLLGEIALYSFVVVLLTGVYLTFFFKPAMHEVVYNGAYVPLRGVRMSEAYASTLEISFEVRGGLLMRQMHHWATLVFLAAIVAHLLRNFFTGAFRKPRDLNWLIGVLLFVLVMFNGLFGYSLPDDLLSGAGLRILHGVTLSVPLVGTYLAAFLFGGEFPGDDIIARLYSIHVLLIPGLLLLLIPLHAVVLTWRQTHTQFRAKGLSDRVVRGAPFFPAFLAKTTVYFLWVLGVVALLATVFQVNPVWLYGPYVPSTVSAGSQPDWYMGFLEGALRIMPPWEFTVFGSTVTMSVLIPALGAPGLLFTALAVYPFAERWITRDHAIHHLLDRPRDVPNRVGIGIAGVVYYGVLWMAGGNDLIASTFHISLNATTWIFRVAVVVGPVLGFIAARRIALGLQARDRHTAAHGVETGVIVRGPEGGFTEVERPVTEEETAVLVPPAPPALPPAPDGGVPAPVGRRIRDAAQRSWTR, from the coding sequence ATGAAGGGCAGCTCACTGGCCAAAGCGCTCGACGACCGGATCGGCGGGGCCTCCTTCATGAAGAAGGCGATGCGCAAGGTCTTCCCCGATCACTGGACGTACTTACTCGGGGAGATCGCGCTGTACTCCTTCGTGGTCGTCCTGCTCACCGGCGTGTACCTCACGTTCTTCTTCAAACCGGCGATGCATGAGGTGGTCTACAACGGCGCCTACGTGCCGCTGCGCGGGGTGCGGATGAGCGAGGCGTACGCCTCCACGCTGGAGATCAGCTTCGAGGTGCGCGGCGGCCTGCTGATGCGGCAGATGCACCACTGGGCCACGCTCGTCTTCCTCGCCGCCATCGTCGCCCACCTGCTGCGCAACTTCTTCACCGGCGCGTTCCGCAAGCCCCGGGACCTCAACTGGCTGATCGGCGTGCTGCTGTTCGTGCTGGTGATGTTCAACGGGCTGTTCGGGTATTCGCTGCCCGACGACCTGCTGTCCGGCGCGGGGCTGCGTATCCTGCACGGCGTCACGCTGTCGGTGCCGCTGGTGGGGACGTATCTGGCGGCGTTCCTGTTCGGCGGCGAGTTCCCCGGCGACGACATCATCGCCCGGCTCTACAGCATCCACGTGCTGCTGATCCCCGGGCTGCTGCTCCTGCTCATCCCGCTGCACGCGGTGGTGCTGACCTGGCGGCAGACGCACACCCAGTTCCGCGCCAAGGGGCTGAGCGACCGGGTGGTTCGGGGCGCGCCGTTCTTCCCGGCGTTCCTGGCCAAGACGACGGTGTACTTCCTGTGGGTGCTCGGGGTGGTCGCGCTGCTGGCCACCGTGTTCCAGGTCAACCCGGTCTGGTTGTACGGCCCGTACGTGCCGAGCACGGTCAGCGCGGGCTCGCAGCCGGACTGGTACATGGGCTTCCTGGAGGGCGCGCTGCGGATCATGCCGCCGTGGGAGTTCACCGTCTTCGGCTCCACGGTGACCATGAGCGTGCTGATCCCCGCGCTGGGCGCGCCGGGGCTGCTGTTCACCGCGCTGGCCGTGTACCCGTTCGCCGAGCGGTGGATCACCCGCGACCACGCCATCCACCACCTGCTGGACCGGCCGCGTGACGTGCCGAACCGGGTCGGCATCGGCATCGCCGGGGTCGTCTACTACGGCGTGTTGTGGATGGCCGGCGGCAACGACCTGATCGCCTCGACCTTCCACATCTCGCTCAACGCGACGACGTGGATCTTCCGTGTCGCGGTCGTAGTCGGGCCGGTGCTGGGCTTCATCGCCGCCCGGCGCATCGCCCTGGGGCTGCAGGCCCGCGACCGGCACACCGCCGCCCACGGCGTGGAGACCGGGGTGATCGTACGCGGTCCGGAGGGCGGTTTCACCGAGGTCGAGCGGCCGGTCACCGAGGAGGAGACCGCGGTGCTCGTGCCGCCGGCGCCGCCGGCCCTGCCGCCCGCGCCGGACGGCGGCGTCCCCGCCCCGGTCGGGCGGCGCATCCGCGACGCCGCGCAACGGTCGTGGACGCGGTGA
- a CDS encoding glucodextranase DOMON-like domain-containing protein, with protein sequence MLALRRSVLALVCSAALVAVPVDTVLAAAPAPGGPGALSHFGLARKDCVGTAANKTPKVWYTVAGGVLSDVYEPTIDNTNVETMQFVVTDGSTFTELQSRDTTYEVATDRSGMTCTITSAGKNGRYRLTTTYLTDPDRNAVVVRTRLQPPGLRLYVRLDASVNGNGGGGPANGGADSGVVDGATGAPVIADENTETSAPARDYAVPTHLALRAERRLPQASVGYAGTSSDGAAQLDAARTLTPYAEAPDGNVVATARLPLDAGGEVTFALGFGRSRAAALRVAGEAAARPFPATRARYEGGWAAYDAGLRRPPAAQADFYRLSANVLKASEDKTFPGAVVASLASPWGQAVPAGDLVGGKAVYFGSYREVFSRDLYEAFTGFLAAGDVATARDTARFLLERQQLPDGRLPRNSLLNGALAPDSGGDQLDETAYPILMAYQSGLTGVWDDVRAAADFLVSHGPAFGVERWEEQAGYSPSTIAAEIAGLVAAGELAARHGDQARARLYRATADHFARSVKGWTVTTTGPYASRYFLRLSRNGDPDAAVSYNLGNGGPTEDQRRVVDAGFLELTRLGILPPDDPDVLAGLPVVDRVIKRTTASGPGWYRYGSDTEGTEDGYGDCYEPDPTSCAPSGKPWPTGNTGSGHVWPVLAGERAEQALQTGHQGTAAEMLKAMRDMSSGTGLVPEQAWENPDLAASPYGTDPATASIGMRDGGPAGSASPLTWAQAQALRLILSLGSTRPVEQPDVVRRRYVDRGMPQAAPLTVAAPADGSAVAGTSVTVAGSTAPGARVDVAATPIDTGAPTRIVSVRAASDGAFTAQAPVSFGEVVLTVTATTSDGRTTHARRTVIGDIVGATTVLDVTDPDGDDDGPGTYAYPTAADFHDGAFDLRRFQVITDATTVYLRAELRDLSPTFGNQMGAQLLDVYVQDPAVAARSTEAAFPQRNYRIAEQDAWTQRVEVQGFAAPVWVTAGGAAQAGAAVRASGTTRTITVALPKSTFGTPGPGWRFAVVLTGQDGFSADQARGFAATPQPYQFGVCAAGGTDPLCAADPGTVPKAMDVIVPAGQSQADVLNPLPGPVTVPAVPVP encoded by the coding sequence ATGCTCGCGCTGCGTCGGTCCGTCCTTGCCCTGGTCTGCTCCGCCGCGCTGGTCGCCGTCCCCGTCGATACGGTGCTGGCCGCGGCCCCCGCCCCGGGCGGGCCCGGGGCCCTGTCGCACTTCGGGCTGGCGCGCAAGGACTGCGTGGGCACGGCCGCGAACAAGACGCCCAAGGTCTGGTACACGGTCGCGGGAGGCGTCCTGTCCGACGTGTACGAGCCCACGATCGACAACACGAACGTCGAGACGATGCAGTTCGTGGTGACCGACGGCAGCACGTTCACCGAGCTCCAGTCGCGCGACACGACGTACGAGGTGGCCACCGACCGCTCCGGCATGACGTGCACGATCACCTCGGCCGGCAAGAACGGCCGTTACCGGCTGACCACGACCTACCTCACCGACCCGGACAGGAACGCCGTCGTCGTGCGGACCCGGCTGCAGCCGCCCGGGCTGCGGTTGTACGTGCGCCTGGACGCGAGCGTGAACGGCAACGGCGGCGGCGGTCCGGCGAACGGCGGCGCGGACAGCGGCGTCGTCGATGGGGCGACCGGCGCGCCGGTGATCGCGGACGAGAACACCGAGACCTCGGCCCCGGCCCGCGACTACGCGGTGCCCACCCACCTGGCGCTGCGGGCCGAGCGGCGGCTGCCGCAGGCGAGCGTCGGGTACGCGGGCACCTCCAGCGACGGCGCCGCCCAACTGGACGCGGCCCGCACGCTCACCCCCTACGCCGAGGCGCCGGACGGCAACGTGGTCGCCACCGCGCGGCTGCCGCTCGACGCGGGCGGCGAGGTGACGTTCGCGCTGGGGTTCGGCCGCAGCAGGGCCGCCGCGCTGCGGGTCGCGGGCGAGGCCGCCGCCCGGCCGTTCCCGGCGACCCGCGCCCGGTACGAGGGCGGCTGGGCGGCCTACGACGCCGGGCTGCGCCGGCCGCCGGCCGCTCAGGCGGATTTCTACCGGCTGTCGGCCAACGTGCTGAAGGCCAGCGAGGACAAGACGTTCCCCGGCGCGGTCGTGGCGTCGCTCGCCAGCCCGTGGGGGCAGGCGGTGCCGGCGGGCGACCTGGTCGGCGGCAAGGCGGTCTACTTCGGCTCCTACCGCGAGGTGTTCTCGCGCGACCTGTACGAGGCGTTCACCGGTTTCCTGGCCGCCGGCGACGTGGCGACGGCCAGGGACACGGCCCGGTTCCTGCTGGAGCGCCAGCAGCTGCCGGACGGGCGGCTGCCGCGGAACTCACTGCTGAACGGCGCGCTGGCGCCCGACTCGGGCGGCGACCAGCTGGACGAGACCGCGTACCCGATCCTGATGGCCTACCAGTCCGGGCTGACCGGCGTGTGGGACGACGTGCGGGCGGCGGCCGACTTCCTGGTGTCGCACGGTCCGGCGTTCGGGGTGGAGCGGTGGGAGGAGCAGGCGGGCTACTCCCCGTCCACGATCGCGGCCGAGATCGCCGGGCTGGTCGCGGCCGGTGAGCTCGCGGCCAGGCACGGCGACCAGGCACGGGCCAGGCTGTACCGGGCCACGGCCGATCATTTCGCGCGGTCGGTCAAGGGGTGGACCGTCACGACGACCGGGCCGTACGCCTCGCGCTACTTCCTGCGCCTGTCGCGCAACGGCGATCCGGACGCGGCGGTGTCGTACAACCTGGGTAACGGCGGGCCGACCGAGGATCAGCGGCGGGTCGTGGACGCCGGGTTCCTGGAGTTGACCAGGCTCGGCATCCTGCCGCCTGACGACCCGGACGTGCTGGCCGGCCTGCCGGTCGTGGACCGGGTGATCAAGCGGACGACGGCGAGCGGCCCCGGCTGGTACCGCTACGGCTCCGACACCGAGGGCACCGAGGACGGCTACGGCGACTGCTACGAGCCCGACCCGACGTCCTGCGCACCGTCCGGCAAGCCGTGGCCGACCGGCAACACCGGCTCGGGACACGTGTGGCCGGTCCTGGCCGGGGAGCGGGCCGAGCAGGCGCTCCAGACCGGCCACCAGGGGACCGCGGCGGAAATGCTCAAGGCCATGCGGGACATGTCGTCGGGCACCGGGCTGGTCCCCGAGCAGGCGTGGGAGAACCCCGACCTGGCGGCCTCGCCGTACGGCACGGACCCGGCCACCGCCTCGATCGGGATGCGCGACGGCGGGCCCGCCGGGTCGGCGTCGCCGCTCACCTGGGCGCAGGCCCAGGCGTTGCGGCTGATCCTGTCGCTCGGCTCCACCCGCCCGGTCGAGCAGCCCGATGTCGTCCGCCGGCGCTACGTCGACCGCGGCATGCCGCAGGCCGCCCCGCTGACCGTGGCCGCCCCGGCCGATGGGAGCGCGGTGGCCGGCACGTCGGTCACGGTCGCTGGCAGCACGGCGCCCGGCGCGCGGGTGGACGTCGCCGCGACGCCCATCGACACCGGCGCCCCCACCCGGATCGTCTCGGTGCGGGCGGCCTCGGACGGCGCGTTCACGGCCCAGGCGCCGGTGTCGTTCGGCGAGGTCGTGCTCACGGTGACCGCCACGACCTCGGACGGCCGCACCACGCACGCCCGGCGCACGGTGATCGGCGACATCGTCGGCGCCACGACCGTGCTCGACGTGACCGACCCTGACGGGGACGACGACGGGCCGGGCACCTACGCGTACCCGACGGCCGCCGACTTCCACGACGGTGCCTTCGACCTGCGCAGATTCCAGGTGATCACGGATGCGACGACCGTCTACCTGCGGGCGGAGCTCCGCGACCTGTCCCCCACGTTCGGCAATCAGATGGGCGCGCAGCTGCTCGACGTGTACGTCCAGGACCCGGCCGTGGCGGCGCGGTCGACCGAGGCGGCGTTCCCGCAGCGTAACTACCGCATCGCCGAGCAGGACGCGTGGACGCAGCGGGTGGAGGTGCAAGGGTTCGCCGCACCGGTGTGGGTGACGGCCGGCGGCGCGGCCCAGGCGGGTGCGGCGGTCCGGGCCTCCGGGACGACGCGGACGATCACCGTCGCGCTGCCCAAGAGCACGTTCGGCACGCCGGGGCCCGGGTGGCGGTTCGCGGTCGTGCTGACCGGGCAGGACGGTTTCAGCGCCGACCAGGCCAGGGGCTTCGCCGCGACGCCGCAGCCATACCAGTTCGGCGTGTGCGCCGCGGGCGGGACCGATCCGCTGTGCGCGGCGGATCCGGGCACCGTGCCCAAGGCGATGGACGTGATCGTGCCGGCCGGGCAGTCCCAGGCGGACGTGCTCAACCCGCTGCCCGGTCCGGTCACCGTGCCCGCCGTCCCGGTCCCCTGA
- a CDS encoding response regulator transcription factor → MIRVLLADDQPLIRAGFKALLELTDDITVVGEAGDGAQAVELARRLLPDVALLDVRMPLLDGIQATRRIGADPELNGVRVVILTNYALDEYVFAALRAGASGFLLKDIEPSDLLQSVRVAARGEALLSPSVTRRLIEEYVSTPPRPAPVPGSERLTGREREIVSLVGRGMSNEEIAAHLVISEATAKTHVSRSMTKLRVRDRAQLVVFAYESGLVVPGGRG, encoded by the coding sequence GTGATCAGGGTCCTGCTGGCCGACGATCAGCCGCTCATCCGGGCCGGCTTCAAGGCGCTGCTCGAGCTGACCGACGACATCACGGTGGTCGGTGAGGCGGGCGACGGGGCGCAGGCCGTGGAGCTGGCCAGGCGGCTACTGCCGGACGTGGCGCTGCTGGACGTGCGGATGCCGCTGCTCGACGGCATCCAGGCCACCCGCAGGATCGGCGCCGACCCGGAGCTGAACGGGGTGCGCGTGGTGATCCTCACCAACTACGCGCTCGACGAGTACGTCTTCGCCGCGCTCCGGGCGGGGGCCAGCGGGTTCCTGCTCAAGGACATCGAGCCGAGCGACCTGCTGCAGTCGGTGCGGGTGGCCGCCCGGGGCGAGGCGCTGCTGTCGCCGTCGGTGACGCGCCGCCTGATCGAGGAGTACGTGAGCACGCCGCCACGTCCGGCGCCCGTGCCGGGGTCGGAGCGGCTGACGGGGCGGGAGCGGGAGATCGTGTCCCTGGTGGGGCGGGGCATGTCGAACGAGGAGATCGCCGCGCATCTGGTGATCAGCGAGGCCACCGCCAAGACGCATGTGAGCAGGTCGATGACCAAGCTGCGCGTGCGTGACCGGGCGCAGCTGGTCGTGTTCGCGTACGAGTCCGGGCTGGTGGTCCCGGGCGGGCGGGGTTAG
- a CDS encoding histidine phosphatase family protein yields MRSSLALLAACACLLAGCGGPVPLPAAPSPAPAASSSVPATSPEAGATADSGPATADAGLVGRLRRGGYVLYIRHTATEATQDDPNPDLSDPSTQRNLSAEGRAQAREIGQAVRRLRIPIGEVLASPYRRTRETAELAFGKARDSRDLINEIYPGTDDDALAAALRRLLSGRPAQGVNTVLVSHGFNLSHATGLSSAEGETFVFAPGGGTEPVARIGVDDWRSLKE; encoded by the coding sequence GTGAGGTCCAGCCTGGCGCTGCTTGCCGCCTGCGCCTGCCTCCTGGCCGGTTGCGGCGGGCCGGTCCCCCTGCCCGCCGCACCATCACCGGCACCCGCCGCGTCGTCATCCGTCCCCGCGACGTCGCCCGAGGCCGGCGCGACGGCGGACAGTGGGCCGGCCACGGCGGACGCCGGGCTGGTCGGGCGGTTGCGGCGCGGTGGCTATGTCCTCTACATCCGCCACACGGCGACCGAAGCCACCCAGGACGACCCCAACCCAGACCTTTCCGACCCCTCCACGCAGCGCAACCTCTCCGCGGAGGGCAGAGCGCAGGCACGGGAGATCGGCCAGGCCGTCAGGCGGCTGCGCATCCCCATCGGCGAGGTGCTCGCCAGCCCCTACCGGCGCACCCGTGAGACCGCCGAGCTCGCGTTCGGCAAGGCGCGGGACAGCCGTGACCTCATCAACGAGATCTATCCGGGCACCGACGACGACGCGCTGGCCGCGGCCCTTCGCCGGCTGCTGTCCGGCCGCCCCGCCCAGGGCGTCAACACCGTGCTGGTCTCGCACGGCTTCAATTTGTCCCACGCCACGGGCCTCTCCTCGGCTGAGGGTGAGACGTTCGTCTTCGCCCCCGGCGGCGGGACCGAGCCGGTGGCCAGGATCGGCGTCGACGATTGGCGATCACTGAAGGAGTAG
- a CDS encoding Vgb family protein — MTRLASVLTRSAPLAVLLVLAACTAAPTVPPAQTAAPAQTGAAAGPAVQRFEVPSGAGPHDVAPAADGGVWFTAQSAGYLGHLDPKTGKVTQVPLGDGSRPHGVITGPGGHAWVTDSGLNAIVRVDADNRQVRTYPLPGDRAGADLNTAAFDAAGVLWFTGQSGVYGRLAPDTGKIDVYDAPRGPGPYGITATPDGAVYYASLAGSHIARIAPDTGRATVLEPPTAGQGARRVWADSTGRVWVSEWNGGRLGRYDPASDAWKEWRLPGDAPQPYAVYVDSADIVWISDFGSDRLISFDPATERFTPANGDAAAVRQIHGRPGEVWGAASGQDALLLVRTASG, encoded by the coding sequence GTGACCCGCTTGGCAAGCGTACTGACGCGAAGCGCACCGCTCGCGGTGTTGCTCGTGCTCGCCGCCTGCACCGCCGCACCCACCGTCCCTCCTGCTCAGACGGCCGCCCCCGCGCAGACCGGTGCGGCCGCCGGGCCGGCCGTGCAGCGGTTCGAGGTGCCGAGCGGAGCCGGGCCGCACGACGTGGCCCCCGCCGCCGACGGCGGTGTGTGGTTCACCGCCCAGAGCGCGGGCTACCTCGGCCACCTCGACCCCAAGACGGGCAAGGTGACGCAGGTGCCGCTGGGCGACGGCTCCAGACCGCACGGCGTGATCACCGGGCCGGGCGGGCACGCCTGGGTGACCGACAGCGGGCTCAACGCGATCGTCCGGGTGGACGCGGACAACCGCCAGGTACGCACCTACCCGCTGCCCGGAGACCGCGCGGGCGCCGACCTCAACACGGCGGCGTTCGACGCCGCGGGCGTGCTCTGGTTCACCGGCCAGAGCGGCGTCTACGGCCGGCTGGCACCGGACACGGGAAAGATCGACGTGTACGACGCCCCGCGCGGCCCCGGACCGTACGGGATCACTGCCACGCCCGATGGCGCCGTCTACTACGCCTCGCTGGCCGGCAGCCACATCGCCAGGATCGCGCCGGACACCGGCCGCGCCACCGTGCTCGAACCTCCGACCGCCGGCCAGGGCGCCCGCCGCGTCTGGGCCGACAGCACCGGCCGCGTGTGGGTCAGCGAGTGGAACGGCGGCCGCCTCGGCCGCTACGACCCCGCCTCAGACGCGTGGAAGGAATGGCGGCTTCCCGGGGACGCCCCGCAGCCGTACGCCGTCTACGTCGACTCCGCCGACATCGTCTGGATCAGCGACTTCGGCAGCGACCGGCTGATCAGCTTCGACCCCGCCACCGAGCGCTTCACCCCCGCGAACGGCGATGCCGCGGCGGTGCGCCAGATCCACGGCCGCCCCGGTGAGGTGTGGGGCGCGGCGTCCGGCCAGGACGCGCTGCTCCTCGTCCGGACGGCCTCCGGATGA